A genome region from Candidatus Zixiibacteriota bacterium includes the following:
- the pstC gene encoding phosphate ABC transporter permease subunit PstC gives MRGGLLVCALLSIATTIGIIAVLASETYSFFKHIPLFEFLFGTRWTPLLEPKSFGVLPLINGTFLVVVGAALVAIPVGLTAAIYLSEYAPDRVRSILKPTLEVLAGIPTVVYGYFALTFVTPLLQLIIPSTQVFNAASASVVVGIMILPMVASLCDDALRAVPHSLRQGAYALGATSFETTTRVVVPAALSGVMASFVLAVSRAMGETMAVTLAAGASPKMTLNVLESIQTMTAYIVQISLGDTPAGTIEYQTIFTVGSLLFAITLVMNVIANRVLRRFREVYE, from the coding sequence TTCTTGTGTGCGCGCTGCTGTCGATCGCGACGACGATCGGGATCATCGCTGTCCTCGCGAGCGAGACCTACTCATTTTTCAAACACATTCCGCTCTTCGAGTTTCTGTTCGGCACCCGCTGGACGCCGCTGTTGGAGCCGAAATCATTCGGCGTGCTCCCGTTGATCAACGGCACTTTTCTGGTGGTTGTCGGGGCGGCGTTGGTCGCCATTCCCGTTGGGCTCACGGCGGCGATCTACCTCAGTGAATACGCCCCCGACCGCGTGCGCTCCATACTCAAGCCGACGCTGGAGGTATTGGCCGGAATCCCGACGGTCGTGTACGGATACTTCGCTCTGACCTTCGTCACCCCGCTGTTGCAATTGATCATTCCGTCGACGCAGGTGTTCAACGCCGCCAGCGCGTCGGTCGTTGTCGGAATCATGATCCTGCCGATGGTCGCATCGCTTTGTGACGATGCCTTGCGGGCCGTGCCGCACTCCCTGCGCCAGGGTGCATATGCACTCGGCGCCACGTCGTTTGAAACCACGACGCGTGTCGTCGTACCGGCGGCGCTCTCGGGGGTGATGGCGTCGTTCGTTCTCGCCGTTTCACGTGCCATGGGCGAGACCATGGCAGTGACGCTGGCGGCGGGCGCCTCCCCGAAGATGACACTCAACGTCTTAGAAAGCATCCAGACGATGACGGCGTATATCGTCCAGATCAGTCTCGGCGACACACCCGCGGGCACGATCGAGTATCAGACGATCTTCACGGTCGGCTCGTTGCTCTTTGCGATCACGCTGGTGATGAACGTGATTGCCAACCGCGTGCTGCGCCGGTTCCGCGAGGTATACGAGTGA
- the pstA gene encoding phosphate ABC transporter permease PstA: protein MAHPAKAGALGARRRWAALFVATCRLFTWLAVVLLGVLILHVTREGIGWLDGGFLSSYPSRFAEKAGIKSALFGTLWLTSLTALFSIPVGVAAAIYLEEFGGRGKLSAFIDINIANLAGVPSIVYGILGLAIFVRWFSLQRSVLAGALTMSLLILPVIIMSSREAIRAVPHSIRQAALALGATPWQTVRYHVLPAALPGILTGLILALSRAIGETAPLIMIGALTYVAFVPSGPMDAFTALPIQIFNWASRPQAEFHQLAAAGIVVLLAVLLIMNAAAIIIRHRSQRDRAW from the coding sequence ATGGCACATCCCGCCAAAGCGGGCGCGCTCGGCGCGCGCCGCAGATGGGCCGCGCTCTTTGTCGCGACATGCCGTCTGTTCACCTGGCTCGCCGTGGTGTTGCTGGGAGTTTTGATTCTTCATGTCACGCGCGAAGGGATCGGCTGGCTCGATGGGGGCTTCCTGTCGAGCTATCCGTCACGATTCGCGGAGAAGGCGGGCATCAAATCGGCGCTCTTCGGGACGTTGTGGCTGACATCGCTGACAGCGCTGTTCTCAATACCGGTGGGAGTAGCGGCCGCCATCTACCTTGAGGAATTCGGCGGCCGCGGAAAACTCAGTGCGTTTATCGACATCAACATCGCCAATCTCGCCGGTGTACCGTCGATCGTGTACGGCATCCTGGGGTTGGCGATCTTTGTGCGGTGGTTTTCGCTGCAACGCAGTGTGCTGGCCGGTGCGCTCACCATGAGTTTGCTCATCCTGCCGGTGATCATCATGTCTTCACGCGAAGCCATTCGCGCGGTCCCGCACTCGATCCGCCAGGCCGCACTGGCGTTGGGCGCCACACCGTGGCAGACTGTTCGTTACCATGTCCTCCCGGCGGCACTGCCGGGCATCCTGACGGGCCTCATATTGGCACTCTCACGCGCCATCGGCGAGACCGCGCCGCTCATCATGATCGGCGCACTCACATATGTCGCTTTCGTTCCTTCCGGGCCGATGGACGCGTTCACCGCGCTCCCCATACAGATTTTTAACTGGGCGTCGCGGCCGCAGGCTGAGTTTCATCAGTTGGCGGCGGCCGGTATCGTCGTCCTTCTGGCCGTATTGCTGATTATGAATGCCGCGGCGATCATCATCCGTCATCGCTCACAGCGAGACCGCGCATGGTAA
- the pstB gene encoding phosphate ABC transporter ATP-binding protein PstB, protein MVTPSPQPTARAADAAGSPTIIQAHDLSISYGTAPAIRNLSLEISENRITSIIGPSGCGKSTLIRAFNRMNDFIPNVRMEGVIEYRGANLYGPGVDPVDVRLRIGMVFQKPNPFPKSIFKNVSWGPSINGHRSDVDGLVEESLRRAALWDEVKDRLRDSALGLSGGQQQRLCIARALAMQPDVILMDEPCSALDPVSTSRIEDLLFELKKQYTIVIVTHNMQQAARVSDFTAFLDAGKLIEFGDTETLFTRPKEKRTGDYVMGRFG, encoded by the coding sequence ATGGTAACTCCCAGCCCGCAGCCGACCGCCAGAGCCGCCGACGCCGCCGGCTCGCCGACGATCATCCAGGCGCACGATCTCTCGATCAGCTACGGAACCGCGCCGGCGATCCGAAATCTGAGTCTGGAGATCTCCGAGAATCGCATCACCTCGATCATCGGCCCGTCGGGATGCGGCAAAAGCACTCTGATTCGCGCATTCAATCGCATGAATGACTTTATCCCCAACGTGCGGATGGAGGGCGTCATCGAGTACCGCGGCGCCAATCTCTATGGCCCCGGCGTCGATCCCGTGGATGTCCGCCTGCGTATTGGGATGGTCTTTCAGAAGCCAAACCCATTCCCCAAATCCATCTTCAAGAATGTGTCATGGGGGCCCTCGATCAACGGACACAGATCCGATGTCGACGGTTTGGTCGAGGAGTCGCTGCGCCGCGCCGCACTGTGGGATGAGGTCAAAGACCGGCTGCGCGACAGCGCCCTGGGACTGTCCGGCGGGCAGCAGCAGCGGTTGTGCATCGCGCGCGCCCTGGCGATGCAGCCCGACGTCATCCTGATGGATGAGCCCTGCTCCGCGCTCGATCCGGTCTCCACCTCCCGGATCGAGGACCTGCTGTTTGAACTGAAAAAACAGTACACAATCGTGATTGTCACCCATAACATGCAGCAGGCGGCGCGTGTCTCCGACTTTACGGCCTTTCTGGACGCGGGCAAGTTGATCGAGTTCGGCGACACCGAGACACTGTTTACGCGACCCAAAGAAAAACGGACCGGTGACTATGTCATGGGGCGGTTCGGTTAA
- the phoU gene encoding phosphate signaling complex protein PhoU: protein MSKHLLRDLDILKREILTMGSLVEEQINKAIRALVDRRPDLIAEVLDGDEKIDQTEVAVEESCLKILALHQPVAQDLRFIITVLKVNNDLERIGDLAINIAKRAKYLCAHEPLPMPIKIADIAETVSAMVRSSLDALVNGDTKTAMWVCQIDDQVDDLNKKMFIGLQSLMQKDSKTIPRAINALSASRHLERIADQATNIAEDVIFLVEGEIVRHRMDDLMETVNGAP, encoded by the coding sequence ATGTCGAAACACCTGTTGCGCGACCTGGATATCCTCAAGCGGGAAATCCTTACCATGGGATCGCTCGTCGAGGAGCAGATCAACAAGGCGATCCGCGCGCTGGTCGATCGGCGTCCTGATTTGATCGCGGAGGTCCTCGACGGCGACGAAAAGATCGACCAGACCGAAGTCGCAGTCGAGGAGTCCTGCCTGAAAATCCTCGCGCTGCACCAGCCGGTCGCCCAGGATCTGCGGTTTATCATCACCGTGTTGAAGGTCAACAACGATCTGGAACGGATCGGCGATCTGGCGATCAACATCGCCAAGCGCGCGAAGTATCTCTGCGCACACGAGCCGCTGCCGATGCCGATTAAGATCGCCGATATCGCCGAAACGGTCAGCGCGATGGTGCGATCCAGTCTCGATGCGCTGGTCAACGGCGACACCAAGACCGCCATGTGGGTCTGCCAAATCGACGATCAGGTCGACGATCTGAACAAGAAAATGTTTATCGGACTGCAGAGCCTGATGCAGAAGGATTCCAAGACGATCCCCCGGGCGATCAATGCGCTGTCGGCCTCCCGCCATCTGGAGCGCATCGCCGATCAAGCCACCAACATCGCCGAGGACGTGATCTTCCTTGTCGAGGGAGAGATCGTCCGGCACCGCATGGATGACTTGATGGAAACCGTCAAC